The Bradyrhizobium guangxiense genomic sequence TCCAGCAGCTGCTTCATGCCCAGCGAGATGCGGTGCGTCTCGTGGTTGATCTTGATGATCTTGACCTTCACGGTCTGGCCGATCGAGAGCACCTCGGTCGGATGGTTGACGCGGCGCCACGCGATATCGGTGACGTGCAGCAGGCCGTCGATGCCGCCGAGGTCAACGAACGCACCGTAATCGGTGATGTTCTTGACCACGCCGTCGATGACCTGACCCTCTTCGAGGTTCTGCACCAGCTCCTGACGCTGCTCGGCGCGGGTCTCTTCGAGAACCGTGCGGCGCGACACCACGATGTTGCCGCGGCGGCGGTCCATCTTGAGGATCTGGAACGGCTGCGAGTTGTTCATCAGCGGCGCAACGTCGCGGATCGGACGGATGTCGACCTGCGAGCGCGGCAGGAAGGCCACGGCACCGTCGAGGTCGACGGTGAAGCCGCCCTTGACCTGGTTGAAGATGACGCCGTTGACCTTCTCGTTGTTCTGGAACGCCTTCTCGAGCTTGCCCCAGCTCTCTTCGCGGCGCGCCTTGTCGCGCGACAGCACGGCCTCGCCGAGGGCGTTCTCGATGCGATCGAGGAACACTTCCACCTCGTCGCCGACCTTGAGGTCGGACTCACGGCCGGGGCCGGAAAATTCACGCAGGGCAACGCGGCCCTCGGTCTTCAGGCCGACGTCGATGACGGCCATGTCCTTTTCAATTGCAACCACCTTGCCCTTGACGACGGAGCTTTCCTGCAGGTTGCCACCTGCGAAGGACTCGTCGAGCATCGCGGCGAAATCGTCGCGCGAGGGGCTATAGGTATCAGCAGAAGTCGAAGCCATTTGTTCTCCAGTTGCGGATGTCATGCCGGCCGTTGGGTTCATGGGCGCATCGGACGCGCAGTGTCGGAAGGTCCGCAAAACCTTCGAGCGACCGCTCGTTGCTCCGGCTGGCGCCGGAACAGCGGAAGCGGGCCGGCTGAGGCCCGCGCGTTCGATACGTGGAAATCTTGTGTCCGGAGCCTGGATCGCGCCGGTCCCGAAACGAGGGGCCTGGCGTATCGACCTCAAAGAGCGGGAGCGGGCACTTCCTCCAATGACGGCTGCGGCTTAACCCCGCGACCGGCCCGCTCGGACGGCCTCGATAATGTCGATGGCGGCCCGGACGCCGCCTTCTATATCCAGTTGAGAGTTATCTAGCAAGTAAGCATCGGGGGCCGGTTTTAAAGGCGCAATCGGCCTGTTCTGGTCGCGTTCGTCGCGCTGGAGGATGTCGGCAAGCACGGCCGCCTCGTCAGCCTTCTCGCCCCTCGCTTTGGCTTCCATGGTGCGACGCCGGGCGCGGACCTTGGGGTCGGCGACGACGAAGATCTTCACGTCGGCGTGCGGGCAGATCACGGTTCCAATGTCGCGGCCGTCCAGCACCGCGCCTGGCGGATCGGCCGCAAATTGCCGCTGGAAATTGATCAAAACCTCCCGGACCCGAGGGATCGCCGAGACGATCGAGGCGCCCTCGCCGGCCTTCTGGGTCTTCAGCGCAGGATTGCCGAACTTTTCGGGATCGAGCTCCAGCGCGGCCTGCACCGCAGCCGCCTCGTCCCGGAGATCATGACCTGATTGCATCAGGGCGTACGCCACCGCGCGGTAGATCACACCGGTATCGAGATGACGATAGCCGTAATGGTGGGCGAGACGCTTGCCGAGCGTTCCCTTCCCCGAGGCCGCGGGCCCGTCGATGGCGATGATCATGAAAACTCGGCCCCTAACGAACGCATCATCGGAATGAAATCCGGAAAGCTGGTGGCGATGAAGGCGGTATCGTCGACGCTCACGGGCTGGTCGGAAGCGCAGCCCATCACCAGAGCGGACATCGCGATCCGATGGTCCATATGGGTGGCGACCGTGCCGCCGCCGGGAACGTGACCGCGGCCCTCGACGATCAGATCGTCGCCGGAGATTTCGACCTTGACGCCGTTGCCCCGCAGCATGGCTGCGGTGGCCTCCAGCCGGTCGGATTCCTTGACGCGGAGCTCGTGCAGGCCGCGCATGATGGTGGTGCCCTCGGCATAGGAGGCCGCCACCGCCAGCACCAGATATTCGTCGATCATCGAGGGCGCCCGCTCCGGCGGCACCTCGACGCCGCGCAGTTTCGAGGCGCGCACGCGCAATTGCGCCATCGGCTCGCCGGCGTCCCCGCGGACCTCGCTTTCCTCAATGGAGGCGCCCATTTCGCGCAGCGTGATGAACAGGCCGGTGCGCAGCGGATTGGTCATGACGTCCGACAGGACGACATCGGAGCCCTCCGCGATCAGCGCTGCGACCGCCGGGAAGGCCGCCGAGGAGGGATCGGCCGGCACCACCACGGTGGCGCCATGGAGTTCGGGCTGACCCTTGAGCGTGATACGGCGGCCATGCACGCCCTCCCGCGCCGAGGCAATGTCGGCGCCGAAATGCTTGAGCATCAATTCGGTATGGTCGCGGCTGGCCTCGGTCTCGATGACGATCGTGGTGCCGGGCGCGGCGAGCCCCGCCAGCAGCACTGCCGACTTGATCTGGGCCGAGGCGACCGGGGTCGTGTAGGTGATCGGCAGCGGATCGCGCGCGCCCTGAAGGGTCAGCGGCAGGCGCCCGCCCTCACCGCCGGAGATGACCTTCGCACCCATCTTCTCGAGCGGATCGAGGATCCGGCGCATGGGCCGGCTGCGCAGCGAGGCATCGCCGTCGAACCCCGCCGCGATCGGGCAGCCGGCGACGGCGCCCATGACCAGCCGGCAGCCGGTGCCGGAGTTGCCGAAATCCAGCGGCGCCTTGGGCGCGGCAAAGCCGGCGACACCCACCCCATTCACCTTCCAGGCGAAATCGCCGGTCCGCTCGACCTTTGCGCCCAGCGCCTGCATGGATTTGGCGGTGTTGAGGACGTCCTCGCCCTCGAGCAGGCCCGAAATCCGGGTTTCGCCGACCGCCAGCGCGCCCAGGATAAGCGCACGGTGGGAGATCGACTTGTCTCCGGGCACCCGTACTTTCCCGGTCAGGGGCCCGCTGGCGCGAGACTGGAGCGGTCTCGGTTGATCGGAATGGGTCAAGATTGTGTCCTTGGATCGGCCCAATGGGCTGGCGCGCAGGTACCACATGGTCCGCGCCCCGTCACGAGCATGTCGTTCTCCTGTAATGCGCTATTGACAGCGGGCCGCCAACTAGCCAAGTGAAGCACCGCTTTTCAGACATTCCCAGGATTCCTGCCGTGGCCAAGTCCGAACTCGGAACCAAACGTATTTGCCCGACCACGGGCAAGAAATTCTATGACCTCAACAAGAACCCGGTGATCTCGCCCTATACCGGCGAGGTGGTGCCGATCGCCCCGATCGCGCCTGCGCGCGCGCCCCGGGGCGCCGAGGCCCGCAACATGGCCCAGGACAGCGCGCCGGAGCCGGCGGAGGCCGAAGAGTTGGTCTCGCTCGAGGAGGCCGACGCCGAGGAGAACACCGGCAAGGTCAAGGCCGTCGTGCCCGAGTCGGAGGACGACATCGAGGTCGACGAGACCCTCGACGACGATGATGACGACGATTCGACCTTCATTGCCGATGAGGAAGAGGGCGATGAGGACGTGACCGACATCATTGGTGATGTCGGAGGTGATGAAGAGACTTGAGATCAGTCCTGATCTGTGAAAAAGGGTTCACCGCGCGAGTCGCCTAGAGCGCTCGCCGGCCGGGACGGGTCCCCCAGGATCCTCCCATCTGGACTAAGGGGCCATAGCTCAGCTGGGAGAGCGCTTGCATGGCATGCAAGAGGTCGGCGGTTCGATCCCGCCTGGCTCCACCAGCCTTCGCTCGCTTCGCGAGCTTCGGCTGGGCAAGCCTAGGGAAGTCCCTCGTAGCGAAGTGGGCGAAGGCTGCCCCGCCATAGCCCGAAGGGCGGCGGCGGGCTGGAGCCGATATGCACGCTCCTTAAGCGACAGCAGGCTAGAACATCCAAAGCGTGTCTCGAAGCTGCTATCCTACCCTCCTGGGAGGAAGCGCGATGAAATACGTCTATATCCTCGAAAGCCTGAATTCTGAGCACTTCTACGTCGGCATCACCGACGATCTGCGGGCTCGCTTGACGAAGCATAATGCCGGCGAGGTGCCGCACACCTCGAAATACGGGCCTTGGCGAATTCGGACCTATTTCGCGTTCGATGACGCCGTACGAGCTGTCGCATTCTGAAATCTGGCTCGGAGCGAGCATTCGCGAAGAAGCATTTCTGATCGCGCATAGCCGCCCCCTACTCCCCAATCACCGCATTGAGCCGATCTCTCAGCGCGACGATCTCGTCTTTCATCGTCACCAGCTGCGACACCGAGCAGTCCGACGCCGCCAGGATCGACTGCGGCACGCTGCGCGCTTTCTCCTTGAGCGCATGGCCCTGCGCCGTCAGGGCGATCAGGACTTGGCGCTCGTCCTCGCTCGAGCGGGTGCGCTTGACGAGATGTGCGGCCTCGAGGCGCTTGAGCAGCGGCGTCAGCGTGCCCGAATCCAGGAACAGCTTCTCGCCGATGTCCTTGACCGGCACGTCGTCGCGCTCCCACAGCACCAGCATCACCAGATATTGCGGATAGGTCAGGCGGAGCCGGTCCAGCAGCGGTTTGTAGACGCGGTTGAAGGCATGCGCGGCGGAATAGACCGCGAAGCAGATCTGGTTGTCGAGCCGCAGCGGCGCGTCCGCTGCCGATGATTTTCGAGGCATGGAGACTCTCTCGGGATTTGTCTCATTCTGGCGCCGCGCGCCGGCACATTCAATTGCGAACAATTAAATGTGAAGCTCCGCAATTTCAATTGCACACAATCTAATTGCCTGCAATAAAGATCGCGCCCCCACCGAACCCTCAAGGAGACGACAATGTCCGTGAACGTCCTCTACAAGACCAGCGCCAAGGCCACCGGCGGCCGGGACGGCCATGCTGCAACCCTCGACGGCGCGCTCGACGTCAAGCTCACCACGCCGAAGGCGCTCGGCGGCGGCGGCGGCGCCGGCAACAATCCCGAGCAGCTGTTCGCGGCCGGCTATGCCGCCTGCTTCATCGGCGCGATGAAGTTCGTGGCCTCGCAGGGCGGCCCCAAGGTTCCCGCGGATGCCTCCGTCACCTCGACCGTCGGCATCGGCCCGCGCTCGGAAGGCGGCTTCGGGCTCGATATCGACCTCGCGGTCTCGCTGCCGGGCCTCGCCCGCGCCGACGCCGAGGCATTGGTCGCGAAGGCCCACCAGGTGTGTCCCTACTCCAACGCCACGCGCGGCAATGTCGATGTTCGCCTGACGGTCGTCTGACCGGACCGGCGGATTGGCTGGCCTGGGATCCCCCTCGGGCCGGCCGCTTCCGGCTGAATTTGCCATCGCGCGGCATGGCTGCGCGGCGGCGCATACGGCTCCACGCGAGGGCCCATTGCTGGCGCAAACAAACCTCGCTAGGCCTGTGATCAAATGACCGACACAGGGAAGCGAAGGTATGAGTTCTGAAGCCGCCACAGGTGCCATGAGCGGATTGCGCGTCATCGATCTCACGCGCGTGCTCGGCGGTCCCTACTGCACCCAGATCCTCGCCGACCATGGCGCCGACGTCATCAAGGTCGAGCCGCCCGCGGGCGACGAAGTGCGCGAATGGGGACCTCCCTTCCACGAGGAGGACGCGGCCTATTTCGTCGGCATCAACCGCAACAAGCGCTCCATCGGCCTCGACCTCGCCTCCGAGGGCGGCCGCATCGTGCTGCTCAAGATGCTGGAGACCGCCGACGTCCTGATCGAGAATTTCAAGCCGGGCACGCTGGAGAAATGGGGCATCGGCAACGACGTCCTCAGCAAGAAATTCCCGCGCCTGGTGCACTGCCGGATCTGCGGCTTCGGCGCCGACGGTCCGCGCGGCGGCAATCCCGGCTACGACGCCATCATCCAGGCCATGACCGGCATGATCGCCGCGACCGGCTCGCCCGAGAGCGGGCCGATGCGGATCGGCGTGCCGCTGGTCGACATCACCACGGGCCTTTATGCCGCGATCGGAATCCTAATGGCACTGTCGGAGCGGCAGCGCTCGGGCAAGGGCCAGTTCCTGGAGACCACGCTGTACGAGACCGGCCTTGCCATCATGCATCCGCACACCGCGAACTATTTCATGCATGGCAAGCCGCCCTCGCTCACCGGCAACGAGCATCCGAACCTTGTGCCTTACGCGATCTTCCCGACCAAGACCGACAACATCTTCATCGGCGTCGGCAATGACGGCACCTTCCGCAAGCTCGCCAAGGAGATCGGCAAGCCCGAGCTCGGCACCGATCCGCGCTTTGCCCGCAACAAGGACCGCATCGCCAATCGCGAGGCGCTGCGCGCCGAGCTGGCCGCCGTGTTCAGCCAGCACGAGGCCGAGCCGCTGTGCAATCGCCTGCTGGCAGCGGGCCTGCCCGCGGGGCCCGTGCAGAAGATCGACCAGGCGCTGACCAACGCGCACACGATCGCACGCGGCGACATCATCGAGAAGGACTGGTACAAAGGCGTCGCCTCGCCGATCCGGCTCGATCGCAGCAAGCCGAGCCTGCGCCGGCTGCCGCCGAAATTCAGCCAGCACGCGGCCGAGGTGCTCGGCGAGTTCGGCTACTCCAAGGCCGAGATCGACGCGATGGTCGCGAAGGGCACCGTCTGCGGCCCCGAGCGCAAGCGCTGAGGCCGCCACCTCCGTTCAACGAATGATGCCGCACTGCGGCGCGGGCACGATAGTGCAGCGCGAACGGAGGAGGCTGCCCGCAGCGTCTTCGCCTATTTGACGACTTCCCATTTAGCAGCGCTTGCTGCTTTCGTTTCTCCC encodes the following:
- a CDS encoding TIGR02300 family protein; translated protein: MAKSELGTKRICPTTGKKFYDLNKNPVISPYTGEVVPIAPIAPARAPRGAEARNMAQDSAPEPAEAEELVSLEEADAEENTGKVKAVVPESEDDIEVDETLDDDDDDDSTFIADEEEGDEDVTDIIGDVGGDEET
- the cmk gene encoding (d)CMP kinase, whose product is MIIAIDGPAASGKGTLGKRLAHHYGYRHLDTGVIYRAVAYALMQSGHDLRDEAAAVQAALELDPEKFGNPALKTQKAGEGASIVSAIPRVREVLINFQRQFAADPPGAVLDGRDIGTVICPHADVKIFVVADPKVRARRRTMEAKARGEKADEAAVLADILQRDERDQNRPIAPLKPAPDAYLLDNSQLDIEGGVRAAIDIIEAVRAGRSRG
- a CDS encoding organic hydroperoxide resistance protein translates to MSVNVLYKTSAKATGGRDGHAATLDGALDVKLTTPKALGGGGGAGNNPEQLFAAGYAACFIGAMKFVASQGGPKVPADASVTSTVGIGPRSEGGFGLDIDLAVSLPGLARADAEALVAKAHQVCPYSNATRGNVDVRLTVV
- the aroA gene encoding 3-phosphoshikimate 1-carboxyvinyltransferase, which codes for MTHSDQPRPLQSRASGPLTGKVRVPGDKSISHRALILGALAVGETRISGLLEGEDVLNTAKSMQALGAKVERTGDFAWKVNGVGVAGFAAPKAPLDFGNSGTGCRLVMGAVAGCPIAAGFDGDASLRSRPMRRILDPLEKMGAKVISGGEGGRLPLTLQGARDPLPITYTTPVASAQIKSAVLLAGLAAPGTTIVIETEASRDHTELMLKHFGADIASAREGVHGRRITLKGQPELHGATVVVPADPSSAAFPAVAALIAEGSDVVLSDVMTNPLRTGLFITLREMGASIEESEVRGDAGEPMAQLRVRASKLRGVEVPPERAPSMIDEYLVLAVAASYAEGTTIMRGLHELRVKESDRLEATAAMLRGNGVKVEISGDDLIVEGRGHVPGGGTVATHMDHRIAMSALVMGCASDQPVSVDDTAFIATSFPDFIPMMRSLGAEFS
- a CDS encoding MarR family winged helix-turn-helix transcriptional regulator; this encodes MPRKSSAADAPLRLDNQICFAVYSAAHAFNRVYKPLLDRLRLTYPQYLVMLVLWERDDVPVKDIGEKLFLDSGTLTPLLKRLEAAHLVKRTRSSEDERQVLIALTAQGHALKEKARSVPQSILAASDCSVSQLVTMKDEIVALRDRLNAVIGE
- a CDS encoding CaiB/BaiF CoA transferase family protein; translation: MSSEAATGAMSGLRVIDLTRVLGGPYCTQILADHGADVIKVEPPAGDEVREWGPPFHEEDAAYFVGINRNKRSIGLDLASEGGRIVLLKMLETADVLIENFKPGTLEKWGIGNDVLSKKFPRLVHCRICGFGADGPRGGNPGYDAIIQAMTGMIAATGSPESGPMRIGVPLVDITTGLYAAIGILMALSERQRSGKGQFLETTLYETGLAIMHPHTANYFMHGKPPSLTGNEHPNLVPYAIFPTKTDNIFIGVGNDGTFRKLAKEIGKPELGTDPRFARNKDRIANREALRAELAAVFSQHEAEPLCNRLLAAGLPAGPVQKIDQALTNAHTIARGDIIEKDWYKGVASPIRLDRSKPSLRRLPPKFSQHAAEVLGEFGYSKAEIDAMVAKGTVCGPERKR